In Runella sp. SP2, the genomic window TATTGGCCTTACTCCGCCTCCGACAACGTGGGCAACGCCATTAACTCTTTCCCAAACCACATCATCAGTAATAGTAGCATTCAGCAAATCTCGTTTCAGTCGCGCTACAACGCCGTCGAGCCTGAGGAAGTAGCCATTCGTTTGTACGAAAACATTGCCAATGGCTCGGGCCTCGACATCAGCATGATGGGCGACATGCGCGGCTACGAGGACGAACGAAATTACGGAGTCATCAAGAAAATATATGCCCACCACAAAAAGTACGAGCCTTATTTTGGAAACTATAAATCGGTGGCCAAAATAGCCGTGGTCGCGCCTGGCGCATGGCCTAGCGGCAATCCCATGCAAGAATATCGCGGCATTCAGCTCATGCTACGCGAAGCACATTTGCCTTTTGACATCGTCGAAGACGCTCAAATTGAGCATTTAGCCGCCAAAATAAAGGGTTACAAAGTGGTGATTTTGCCCGACATCACGTATTTGAGCAAAAACGCCATTGAGGTATTGAAAGAAGCTGTAAAACAAGGAGTTCACCTCATTGCCACCAATCAAACGATGTTTGATAACCCAGCGGCTTTGCAAGAATTGTTTGGGGCAAAAATCATCAACAAAGACCACGAAGGCAGCGGCTTTTACCTTGCTCCCGACAACAAACAGGTTTTCAAACGTTTTGCCCAACAAAAAATGGTGTTTTGGAAATTTAACTTGGGACTATACGACTTCTCGGACACCGACCAACGATTACTACCCATTCTTTCCAAAGGTCGCCCTGGTCCACCCGAAATCATTGGAGGTCACGACCCTACGGGGTATTTTGCGATGGGGGTGAAACAACATGCACGGAGTAAAGCTGTGCTTTTGCCCATCAACCTCGGTAAGCTTTATTATTTGCACGGGTACGAAGAACACAAAAATATTCTCCTCGACGCCCTCGATCTCGTTTATCCCGAGTCAGCTCAATTCTTGCAAACCAATGCCCACGAACGCGTAGAGGTGATTTTGAAAGAATACACTAAAAACATTCCTGCAAACAGAAACAAATCGGTTTCCGATGGCCTGATTTTGCACTTGGTCAACATTACTGGTTTTAGTGGAAATACGTATTTCGCTCCTCTCCCCATTTCTAACCTGAGCTTTCGGATTCAAACGTCGTTCAAGCCTTCCAAGGTTTTTTCGATGGTAAACAAAGAACCCGTGGTATATTCGTGGAAAAACGGATTGCTCGAATTGAAGCTTTCTAAGTTAGCAGATTTTGAAGGAATTGTGATTGATAAATAGCCCGCTCGGGTAAAGGGTTGCTCACAACCCGCTCGAAAGAAACATAGAGCAACTCGAAACTATAAAACCGTAAACACCAAACCGAAAAACATGAAAAAAACCTTCCTCACCGCTCTGGCTTTTGGACTGACCCTCGGAATGGGACTTCTGTCATTTAAGCCCAAAGACAAGCGACCCAACATCCTGATTTTGTTTTCGGATGACCACGCTTTGCAGGCCATCAGCGCCTACGGCAGTCCCTACATCAAAACCCCTAACATCGACCGCTTGGCTAAAGAGGGGGCGTTGTACCAAAATATGTTTTGTACCAATTCCCTCTGCGCCCCTAGCCGAGCTACGTTGTTGACGGGAAAATACAGCCACAAAAACGGCCACCGCGACAACCTCACGAAGTTTGACGCAGGTCAACCGATGTACCCCAAACACCTCCAAGCCGCTGGTTATCAAACGGGTTGGATTGGCAAATGGCACTTAGAAGCTACACCCCAATACTTCGATTATTGGTCGGTGTTGCCTGGGCAAGGTGCTTATTATAACCCTGATTTTATCGAAATGGGTGGCAAAACCGTTCGTCAAGAAGGATACGCCACCGATGTCATTACCGAAAAAGCGCTTCATTGGCTCGACCAAGACCGTGACCCATCGAAGCCATTTTGTTTGGTGATTGGCCACAAATGTCCGCACCGAAATTGGCAACCTGACACCACCGATTTGCGGGCTTTTGATCACGTGAAGTTCCCTCTTCCTAAAAGTTTTTACGATGCCTACGAAGGTCGGATTGCCGCCAAACGCCAAGACATGACCGTGACCAAAACCATGCGTTTGAAAGAAGACCTCAAAGTGGACGCGGGCAACGACCCTTTTGTAAAACGCATGAACCCCGCCCAACGCAAGGCGTGGCTCGCTTACTACGACCAAGTCACCGCCGATTTTAAGAAGCAAAACCTGTCGGGACGGGCGCTTGATGAGTGGAAATACCAACGGTATATGCAAGATTATCTGGGAACTCTCCTTTCGCTCGACCGTAACGTGGGTAAAGTACTTGATTATTTGGACAAAAAAGGCTTAACCGAAAATACATTGGTGGTGTATTCGTCCGACCAAGGTTTTTATTTAGGCGAACACGGCTGGTTCGACAAGCGATTTATGTACGAAGAGTCGCATCATATGCCGATGCTGATTCGCTACCCAAAACGGATCAAAGCTGGTACCATCGACCAAGCCATTCATAACAATACCGATTTTGCCCCTACCATTTTGCAAGAAGCTGGGCTAAGTGTCCCTGCTGATATGCAAGGTCAATCCTTTTTTAGCAAAAAAACGCGTAAATCGACCTATTACCACTATTACGAATACCCCGCCGAACACAGCGTTCAGACGCACTTTGGCATCCGCACCGACCGTTATAAATTGATTCGCTTTTACAAAGACGGCGAGTTTTGGGAGTTGTACGACCTCCAAAAAGACCCCGAAGAAATGAATAATTTGTACGGCAAACCTGCCTATCAGAAGGTTCAAAAACAACTTACGGCCGACTTAAAGCAACTCATTCGACAATACGACGATACTGAAGCAGCCGCGATTTTAGCCAAAGAAGAGGCAAGTCAACTGTCCAAATAGCTTATTTTTTGACCCGCTGATGGCGCAGATTAGTAAGGGCGCAGATTTCCGCTGAAGGCAATGAGCATAAAAAAGCAGGCAATTCGGTCGAATTGCCTGCTTTTTATCATTACTTAAAACTCGCCCAAACCGTTAATCCATGCCCTTCAATTCTGCTACCACTTTGGTGATAGAGTCTTTGGCATCCCCAAACAACATCATACAGTTGGGGTAATAAAACAGTTCGTTGTCAATACCAGCGTAACCCGCCGCCATCGAACGCTTACTGACAATCACCGTTTTGGCTTTGTCGGCGTTCAAAATGGGCATTCCGTAAATTGGGCTGGCGGGATTGCTGCGGGCAGCGGGGTTTACAACGTCGTTGGCTCCTACGACAAACACGACATCGGTGGTTGCAAACTGGTCGTTGATTTCTTCCATTTCCACCAACTTATCGTAGGCCACGTTAGATTCCGCCAAGAGCACGTTCATGTGCCCAGGCATCCGTCCTGCTACGGGGTGAATCGCGTATTTTACCTCCACACCGCGCTGTTCGAGCAAGGCTTCGAGTTCGTGAATCACGTGTTGCGCCTGCGCCACTGCCAAACCATAGCCTGGCACTACAATCACTTTTTGGGCGTAGTTCATCATAATCGCCACGTCAGAAGGCGTACTGCTTTTCACGGCCCCGCCCGTTGTGGCACTTCCACCGCCAGCGGCAGCAGCGCTACCACCGCCAAACGAGCCAAAAATCACGTTTGTAAGGGAACGGTTCATGGCATTACACATCAAAATCGTAAGCAATGTACCTGCCGAACCTACCAAAATACCACCCGTGAGCATCACTTGGTTATCGTACAAAAACCCGCCAAAAGCCGCCGCTACCCCCGTAAAAGAGTTGAGAAGCGAAATCACGACGGGCATATCGGCGCCTCCAATTGGTAATACAAAAAGGACTCCATAGGCCAATGACAACGCAAAAACGGTGTAAAGTAACGTCGCACTTGGATGCCCCAACGCAATGTAAACCGTCAGTCCTAACGTAGCTATCAACAGCAGCAGCGTAAGGACGTTTTGCGCAGGCAAGCGGAAAGTTTTTTTCATAATTTCCTGCAACTTGGCATAGGCGATAATACTTCCCGAAAACGACACGCTACCAATCACCAGCCCTGCCACAATCGTCAGGACGGTGGCGGGAGAAGCATCCTCGTGCAGGTGTCCAAATTCGACCAACGAAATAAGCGCCGCACAAGCGCCCCCCATCCCGTTGAAAAGGCTCACCATCTGCGGCATGGCCGTCATTTTTACTTTTTTAGCCGAAATCCAGCCGATGATCGTTCCAATGGCAATCCCGCCGAAAATCCAGCCGTAGTTGCCAATGGGCTCGCCTTCTTCGTTGGTATGCATAAAAATAGTACCTAAAATAGCAATCGCCATCCCTGCCGCTGCTAGAAAGTTGCCGTTACGGGCAGTTTTAGGCCCCGAAAGCATTTTTAATCCTACGATAAAAAATACCGAGCCCAAAAGGTAAATAAGGTATAACCAATATTGTTGTATCATTTCAGTTGACGGTTACTTTTTCTTTTTAAACATTTCTAACATACGGTCGGTGACGACGAATCCCCCAACGACGTTGAGCGTTCCGAGAATAACCGCCAAAAAGCCGAGTAACAACGCGGGCCAGTTACCTGCCTCGGCATGACCCATGACGATTATCGCCCCGATGATAACCACCCCGTGAATGGCATTGGCACCCGACATCAGTGGGGTATGCAGGGCCGAGGGGACTTTGGAAATCACCTCAATCCCCACAAAAATGGAGAGAATGAGGATGTAGATAAGCTGTATGTTTTCGCCAATAAATGTGATGATTGCGTCCATAGTTTGAAGATGACGTTATTTTAAAATTGATTTGGTAAAGGCGTGAACCAACTGACCTTGGTGCGTGATGAGGCTTCCTTTGGTGATTTCCTCCTCCAGTTCCCACTTAAAACCATCTTTGTTGGCCAAATGCAACAGCAACGTACTGATGTTTTTGGCGTACAAATCGCTGGCATTGGTTGCTAATAGCGCAGGTAAATTTGACTCTCCAATGATCGTAACACCGTTTTTTACTACCGTCTGATTCGCTTCACTCAAGGCACAGTTTCCGCCCGATTCCACGGCCATATCGACAATCACGCTACCCGTTTTCATCGATTTTACCATTTCTTCCGTCACTAGAATAGGCGCTTTTTTTCCCATCACCAAGGCCGTTGTAATGACGATATCCGCGTCCTTGATACGCTGTTTGATAAGGTCTTGTTGTTTTTGGAGAAACTCCGCCGACACTTCTTTGGCATACCCTCCTTCCGACTTGTTGGCTTCCATCCCTTCCACGCTCAAAAACTTCCCACCCAGCGACTCCACTTGTTCTTTGGTTTCGGGGCGAACGTCGGTTACTTCCACCACCGCGCCAAGGCGTTTGGCCGTCGCGATGGCCTGCAATCCTGCCACCCCAGCGCCAAAAATCAGTACCCGCGAGGGTTTGATGGTACCTGCGGCCGTCATCATCAGCGGAAAAATTTTGCCCAGCGCATTGGCTCCCAGCAATACCGCCTTGTAGCCCGCTAGGTTGGCCTGCGAGCTGAGCGCATCCATGCTTTGGGCTTTGGTCGTACGGGGAACGGCATCCATGCTAAAAGCCGAAATTTTCTTGGCATTGAGGGCTTGAACCAGTTCAGGCTGCGTGTAGGCGTACAGAAACGAAATGCTCACTGCGCCTTCGCGCATTTGAGCCACTTCTTCCAGCGTAGGGGCGTTGACTTTTAGAACGACATCGGCGTCGGCAAGGAGCGTTTTGACATCTGCTACCACTTGAGCGCCTGCTTTTTCGTAATCAGTGTTAAGTAGGGAAGATTTCTCGCCAGCATCACTTTGGACGGCGCAGGTAAAACCCGCTTTGAGAAGAGACTTAACAACGTCAGGTGTGACCGCAACCCGCTTTTCGTAGGTTTTGGTTTCTTTCAAAATAGCTATTTTCAAGGTTGAAGTAGTTTATTGGAATAAAACCCCAAAATATAGGACATTATCCACATAAACAATAAGAATCGCCAGTTTTCGGAAAATCTTTTTGTATCGACCAGCACTGGGCTAAAAATAGCAACGGCTGCTTTTGCAAAACCCAAAAGCAACCGTTGAAGAAGAGACAATTAAAGTAACACAGCGTTATTTACGAATCCGAGCCGCATCCTCACTTACCCCCGATTTTCGGCCACGGGCTTGGTACTTCGACTTCCCAAAATTGTACGTCACCCGAAACGACGCATAGCGCTGCGGCTGCACGTTGGTAAACGTCATATCCGAATCATCCACTTTGATATTTGCCCTAAAAATGCTCGTCCAAAAAATATCATTGACGTTCAATTGCGTATTCCAGCGATTATTCGCAAAACTTTTTTGGATGCCTAAATTAATCGCTCCCAACGAGCGCGCACGGTAGAAACTAGCACGGTCGGGAACATTGTACCAACCCGACACTTCGAGTGTGTATCCTTTGGGCAACGTAAACATGTTAGAAACCCAGAGCGAGGCCGATAGCCCAGCCACCGAATTACTTTGGCCATTCAGGGTGACATTTTCTCCCCCATAGGCAGTGCTCAGGTACATTTGGTAATTCCATTTGGGCAGTAAAGTAGCCGAATGGCTCACATCAAAAAATAGGCGGTGGTTATCGGCATTGACCTGTTGCCAAGTCGTAAGACGCGTCGTGGCATTGTACAGTGGCAACTGAGTCACCCCGTTTTGATTGTAGTTATAACCTGTGACCAACATGAGTTTTTTGTACGAATACGTTACCTCCGATACATTCCGAATCCGAGGAAACAGAAATGGATTCCCCATCGCTACTGTATAAGGGTCGATGAAAAAAGGAAA contains:
- a CDS encoding alpha-amylase family protein, yielding MLKSVTFCLFFILCSCLSFAQKAGAWPTDLPWWKRNNLRVIQTNLPAYEAATLNADSLLKDLEACSANTLLINAGGIMAFYPTKLPFHYTNPYMKGNMLGDVVARCHQKGIKVIVRFDFSRVHESIFKAHPDWCYISPKGERIINTDMYVVSINAPYVQECAFKIIEEVIDNYPIDGIFLNMPGYQVNNPYEGKYHGIDQNEADKKRFAQYSNGLSLPVEENKADPVFQKYLAFKKFTVEDWSERLHRLVKSKNEQIAICTYMDRFVDIIRHESQTNSLPYWPYSASDNVGNAINSFPNHIISNSSIQQISFQSRYNAVEPEEVAIRLYENIANGSGLDISMMGDMRGYEDERNYGVIKKIYAHHKKYEPYFGNYKSVAKIAVVAPGAWPSGNPMQEYRGIQLMLREAHLPFDIVEDAQIEHLAAKIKGYKVVILPDITYLSKNAIEVLKEAVKQGVHLIATNQTMFDNPAALQELFGAKIINKDHEGSGFYLAPDNKQVFKRFAQQKMVFWKFNLGLYDFSDTDQRLLPILSKGRPGPPEIIGGHDPTGYFAMGVKQHARSKAVLLPINLGKLYYLHGYEEHKNILLDALDLVYPESAQFLQTNAHERVEVILKEYTKNIPANRNKSVSDGLILHLVNITGFSGNTYFAPLPISNLSFRIQTSFKPSKVFSMVNKEPVVYSWKNGLLELKLSKLADFEGIVIDK
- a CDS encoding Re/Si-specific NAD(P)(+) transhydrogenase subunit alpha, with translation MKIAILKETKTYEKRVAVTPDVVKSLLKAGFTCAVQSDAGEKSSLLNTDYEKAGAQVVADVKTLLADADVVLKVNAPTLEEVAQMREGAVSISFLYAYTQPELVQALNAKKISAFSMDAVPRTTKAQSMDALSSQANLAGYKAVLLGANALGKIFPLMMTAAGTIKPSRVLIFGAGVAGLQAIATAKRLGAVVEVTDVRPETKEQVESLGGKFLSVEGMEANKSEGGYAKEVSAEFLQKQQDLIKQRIKDADIVITTALVMGKKAPILVTEEMVKSMKTGSVIVDMAVESGGNCALSEANQTVVKNGVTIIGESNLPALLATNASDLYAKNISTLLLHLANKDGFKWELEEEITKGSLITHQGQLVHAFTKSILK
- a CDS encoding NAD(P) transhydrogenase subunit alpha; the encoded protein is MDAIITFIGENIQLIYILILSIFVGIEVISKVPSALHTPLMSGANAIHGVVIIGAIIVMGHAEAGNWPALLLGFLAVILGTLNVVGGFVVTDRMLEMFKKKK
- a CDS encoding sulfatase → MKKTFLTALAFGLTLGMGLLSFKPKDKRPNILILFSDDHALQAISAYGSPYIKTPNIDRLAKEGALYQNMFCTNSLCAPSRATLLTGKYSHKNGHRDNLTKFDAGQPMYPKHLQAAGYQTGWIGKWHLEATPQYFDYWSVLPGQGAYYNPDFIEMGGKTVRQEGYATDVITEKALHWLDQDRDPSKPFCLVIGHKCPHRNWQPDTTDLRAFDHVKFPLPKSFYDAYEGRIAAKRQDMTVTKTMRLKEDLKVDAGNDPFVKRMNPAQRKAWLAYYDQVTADFKKQNLSGRALDEWKYQRYMQDYLGTLLSLDRNVGKVLDYLDKKGLTENTLVVYSSDQGFYLGEHGWFDKRFMYEESHHMPMLIRYPKRIKAGTIDQAIHNNTDFAPTILQEAGLSVPADMQGQSFFSKKTRKSTYYHYYEYPAEHSVQTHFGIRTDRYKLIRFYKDGEFWELYDLQKDPEEMNNLYGKPAYQKVQKQLTADLKQLIRQYDDTEAAAILAKEEASQLSK
- a CDS encoding NAD(P)(+) transhydrogenase (Re/Si-specific) subunit beta; its protein translation is MIQQYWLYLIYLLGSVFFIVGLKMLSGPKTARNGNFLAAAGMAIAILGTIFMHTNEEGEPIGNYGWIFGGIAIGTIIGWISAKKVKMTAMPQMVSLFNGMGGACAALISLVEFGHLHEDASPATVLTIVAGLVIGSVSFSGSIIAYAKLQEIMKKTFRLPAQNVLTLLLLIATLGLTVYIALGHPSATLLYTVFALSLAYGVLFVLPIGGADMPVVISLLNSFTGVAAAFGGFLYDNQVMLTGGILVGSAGTLLTILMCNAMNRSLTNVIFGSFGGGSAAAAGGGSATTGGAVKSSTPSDVAIMMNYAQKVIVVPGYGLAVAQAQHVIHELEALLEQRGVEVKYAIHPVAGRMPGHMNVLLAESNVAYDKLVEMEEINDQFATTDVVFVVGANDVVNPAARSNPASPIYGMPILNADKAKTVIVSKRSMAAGYAGIDNELFYYPNCMMLFGDAKDSITKVVAELKGMD